The following are from one region of the Candidatus Eisenbacteria bacterium genome:
- a CDS encoding 3-keto-5-aminohexanoate cleavage protein, producing the protein MTPVIVEAAINGATPKARNPSVPTAPDEIAREAVACMQAGAAIVHNHIDDFSLGGTEAAERYLAGWRPVVRERPDAILYCTVALGGGVEARYSHVPPLAASGLMRMGVLDPGSVNLGSAGDDGLPGGFDFVYSHSYGDVRHVVAQLHECRLGPSISIFEPGFLRTALVYHRQGKLPRGAFVKLYFGGDASYLGGGASGVTFGLPPTRKALDAYLEMLDGCELPWAVAVIGGDVVESGLARLALERGGHVRVGLEDYAGPRTPANVELVREVAALATKVGRPLASPGEAARLLGLPR; encoded by the coding sequence ATGACGCCCGTCATCGTCGAGGCCGCCATCAACGGCGCGACGCCGAAGGCGCGGAATCCCTCCGTCCCGACGGCGCCCGACGAGATCGCGCGCGAGGCGGTCGCGTGCATGCAGGCCGGCGCCGCCATCGTCCACAACCACATCGACGACTTCTCGCTCGGCGGCACGGAGGCGGCGGAGCGCTACCTCGCCGGCTGGCGGCCGGTCGTCCGCGAGCGGCCCGACGCCATCCTCTATTGCACGGTGGCGCTCGGCGGCGGGGTCGAGGCGCGCTACTCGCACGTGCCGCCGCTCGCGGCCTCGGGCCTGATGCGCATGGGTGTCCTCGATCCGGGGTCGGTGAACCTCGGCTCGGCCGGCGACGACGGCCTGCCCGGCGGCTTCGACTTCGTCTACTCGCACTCCTACGGCGACGTTCGCCACGTCGTGGCCCAGCTCCACGAGTGCCGGCTCGGCCCGAGCATCTCGATCTTCGAGCCGGGCTTCCTGCGCACGGCGCTCGTCTACCACCGCCAGGGCAAGCTCCCGCGCGGCGCGTTCGTGAAGCTCTACTTCGGCGGCGACGCGAGCTACCTGGGCGGCGGGGCGAGCGGCGTCACCTTCGGCCTGCCGCCGACCCGCAAAGCCCTCGATGCGTACCTGGAGATGTTGGACGGCTGCGAGCTGCCATGGGCGGTCGCGGTCATCGGCGGCGACGTGGTCGAGAGCGGGCTCGCGCGCCTGGCGCTCGAGCGCGGCGGGCACGTGCGCGTCGGCCTCGAGGACTACGCCGGCCCGCGCACACCGGCGAACGTCGAGCTCGTCCGCGAGGTCGCGGCGCTCGCGACGAAGGTGGGACGCCCGCTCGCCTCGCCCGGCGAGGCGGCGCGGCTCCTCGGCCTGCCGCGCTAG
- a CDS encoding amidohydrolase family protein, whose product MTATTWRLYSCDDHLDLWNLPKDVWQERLPARLRERGPRVEQSGGGSAWWTCDGNVIGMYGLSGQMKEYSATSRVPEIEDDGLRPSNPKLRLEDMERDGVYASVIYGPNLFGLPIADPELKGACLAAYNDWATEFNRFEPGRLSVLPVLPTHSPDAATAELERAAKHAHRGVIISPFEFRCTDPEWTRFWDAAEATGLPVSFHIGQGTSQVRVAPGSWELAAFSAVGPIQLDEPLAMMVYSGVLEQRPKLRLVLAESGIGWLPYFIRRMDAAGEKHTPKAQDYRLRAKPSEIFARQVYATFEEEPLGPELLRLLDPDNFMWASDYPHPDSTFPHSREAIAHAFAGLDPAFTEKVTATNCKRLYGFV is encoded by the coding sequence ATGACGGCGACGACGTGGCGGCTCTATTCGTGCGACGATCACCTCGATCTGTGGAACCTGCCGAAGGACGTGTGGCAGGAGCGGCTGCCGGCGCGCCTGCGCGAGCGCGGGCCGCGCGTCGAGCAGAGCGGCGGCGGCAGCGCGTGGTGGACCTGCGACGGCAACGTCATCGGCATGTACGGCCTGAGTGGCCAGATGAAGGAGTACAGCGCGACGAGCCGCGTCCCCGAGATCGAGGACGACGGGCTGCGGCCGTCGAATCCGAAGCTGCGCCTCGAGGACATGGAGCGCGACGGCGTCTACGCGTCGGTGATCTACGGACCGAACCTCTTCGGCCTGCCGATCGCCGATCCCGAGCTGAAGGGCGCGTGCCTCGCGGCGTACAACGACTGGGCGACGGAGTTCAATCGCTTCGAGCCCGGCCGTCTCTCCGTGCTGCCCGTGCTGCCGACGCACTCGCCCGACGCGGCGACCGCCGAGCTCGAGCGCGCCGCCAAGCACGCGCATCGCGGCGTCATCATCAGCCCGTTCGAGTTCCGCTGCACCGATCCCGAGTGGACGCGCTTCTGGGACGCCGCCGAGGCGACGGGGCTGCCGGTGAGCTTCCACATCGGCCAGGGGACCTCGCAGGTGCGCGTGGCGCCGGGGAGCTGGGAGCTGGCCGCGTTCTCGGCCGTCGGGCCGATCCAGCTCGACGAGCCGCTCGCCATGATGGTCTACTCCGGCGTGCTCGAGCAGCGGCCGAAGCTCCGGCTCGTGCTCGCCGAGTCGGGCATCGGCTGGCTTCCGTACTTCATTCGCCGCATGGACGCCGCGGGCGAGAAGCACACGCCGAAGGCGCAGGACTACAGGCTGCGGGCGAAGCCGAGCGAGATCTTCGCGCGCCAGGTCTACGCCACCTTCGAGGAGGAGCCGCTCGGCCCCGAGCTGCTGCGCCTGCTCGACCCCGACAACTTCATGTGGGCGTCGGACTACCCGCACCCCGACAGCACCTTCCCGCACTCGCGCGAGGCGATCGCGCACGCGTTCGCCGGGCTGGATCCCGCCTTCACCGAGAAGGTGACCGCGACCAACTGCAAACGCCTGTACGGGTTCGTCTGA
- a CDS encoding GNAT family N-acetyltransferase, which produces MSIRVETPAGKEELTEFVRFHDRVYEGRGAHWPAFVPLELPILMGDSPFCEDRRLRPLIARDGTDVVARGLAVMDERYRRHWNERIGHVVMFEALPGTRSAVRALMDAACEWLASEGAVAARAGFGVMDMPFVIDAYDTLPPTILRHNPAYYHALLKDAGFESEQGFVDYKITVRPELVGRWESALAAVRRSGYRIVPLRDVPEDDRAKLSTELFNDTFKAHWGITPATVGEQVLLFRLFEPLGHLDTCVVAYEGDQPVGQVTVVPEGSAMAALAPGRTLADAEKLNWLGIGVREVARGRGVNLAMAAHAYLELVRRGATHVSYTLVLDDNWPSRRTAEKLGAEVCASYLAYRRDLN; this is translated from the coding sequence ATGTCGATCCGCGTCGAGACGCCGGCGGGCAAAGAGGAGCTGACGGAGTTCGTGCGCTTCCACGATCGCGTCTACGAGGGACGCGGTGCGCACTGGCCTGCGTTCGTCCCGCTCGAGCTGCCGATCCTCATGGGCGACAGCCCGTTCTGCGAGGACCGCCGCCTGCGACCGCTGATCGCACGGGACGGCACGGACGTCGTCGCCCGCGGTCTCGCGGTCATGGACGAGCGCTACCGGCGGCACTGGAACGAGCGCATCGGACACGTCGTCATGTTCGAGGCGCTGCCGGGCACGCGCAGCGCGGTGCGGGCACTCATGGACGCCGCGTGCGAGTGGCTCGCCTCCGAGGGCGCCGTCGCGGCGCGCGCCGGCTTCGGCGTGATGGACATGCCGTTCGTGATCGACGCCTACGACACGCTGCCGCCGACGATCCTGCGGCACAATCCCGCGTACTACCACGCGCTCCTGAAGGACGCGGGCTTCGAATCCGAGCAGGGTTTCGTCGACTACAAGATCACCGTGCGGCCCGAGCTGGTGGGGCGCTGGGAGAGCGCGCTCGCGGCGGTGCGGCGGTCGGGCTACCGCATCGTGCCGCTGCGCGACGTGCCGGAGGACGATCGCGCGAAGCTCTCGACCGAGCTCTTCAACGACACCTTCAAGGCACACTGGGGCATCACGCCGGCGACGGTCGGCGAGCAGGTGCTATTGTTCAGGCTCTTCGAGCCGCTCGGCCACCTCGATACGTGCGTCGTCGCCTACGAGGGCGACCAGCCGGTGGGGCAGGTGACGGTCGTGCCCGAGGGGAGCGCCATGGCCGCGCTCGCGCCGGGTCGCACGCTCGCCGACGCCGAGAAGCTCAACTGGCTCGGCATCGGCGTGCGCGAGGTCGCGCGCGGCCGCGGCGTCAACCTCGCCATGGCGGCGCATGCCTACCTGGAGCTCGTGCGGCGCGGCGCGACGCACGTGAGCTACACGCTCGTCCTCGACGACAACTGGCCGTCGCGCCGGACCGCCGAGAAGCTCGGCGCGGAGGTGTGCGCGAGCTACCTCGCGTATCGGCGCGACCTCAATTAG